In the Flavobacterium sp. 90 genome, TTTTCACTATCTGAAAGAACTCCAACAACATCTACAATAGAAAAAAACCACTTTTCTTCTGCATCGCTCCAAATGGAGCGTATTTGTTTTTGTTCAAATAATTTTATGGCAGTTTCTTTAGTCATGATGTTTTCTAATTCTGATAGAAGGATTTATCTTTCAAGTGTATTATATTCTGATTTAAGCAATCCGAAGTAAACGACATCTTCTAATATTCCATCACCATTTTTGAATTCGTCTCTTAAAATTCCTTCTTGTTTAAAATGATGTTTCAAGGCAATTTGCTGACTTGCTTTATTGATTTTTGAGGTACAAATAAAAACCTTGTTCATTTTTAAAGTATTGAAACAAAAGTCTAAAGTTTCAGAGACTAATTTTGAAGTAATTCCTTTTCCTTGATAATCTTCATCAACAAAATAACCCAATTCACATTTTGCTTTATTATTATCGATGCTTTTTATACATAAATAACCAATCAAATGATTAGTTTTTAAATCTCTGGGATAGAAATAATATCCTTCTTTATAATTTTCTTTATCCTGATTGAAAGCAATAAATTGTTTTGTTTTTTCAAGATCTTCACAATAGGAAAGTGTCACCGGGAAAGTTTTTTCAATGTGTTTTTTATTCTTTTCGATGAGGTTGTAGAACTCTTCGGGAAGAATATTGCTAATTGATTCTATTTTCCAATCGATGCTATCCATTGCTTATTTGTTTTTAGCCGAAGCTATTTTGGTATTTATTCCAAAGGAAAAAACTTTGCTTTCCTGCTGAATATACTGGTAAATGGCTAAAGCTTTGTCTTCAAAATTATAATTTTCTTCTTTTGAGAATTCTATTAAAATATCACCAAATTGTTCTAACTGTTCCCAATCAAAATGAAGACGATTTAATAAGGTAATTAATTCTTCATTGGAGTAATCTATTAATGTTTGAATATTTAGCCCAAACTCTTTTAATTGATTTTCGATATCTGATTTTTGCAAATGGCCCAAAGGATAAGGCACAAAAATGAGTGTTCGCAATGTTTTTAGAACATTGTCAATTCTGATTTTTTCTTCGTCTCTTAAACCTTTATTTAACATGATTGTACGTTTTCTAAATCGGGATGTTTTGGCATTATTCACAAACCCCGGATTAAAATCCGAGGCTATAAAATGAATCGTTCCTCCGGAACTTTATTATTGGTATTTAGTAATAGCTACAGACAAACTGAAAACTGCGACTGAATACTATGTATTAATTCCCGTATTCCTTAACCGCGTCAATAAACGCTTTTGCGTGATCTACAGGTATATTTGGTAAAATTCCGTGACCTAAATTTACAACATATTTATCTTTTCCGAACTCG is a window encoding:
- a CDS encoding GNAT family protein, producing the protein MDSIDWKIESISNILPEEFYNLIEKNKKHIEKTFPVTLSYCEDLEKTKQFIAFNQDKENYKEGYYFYPRDLKTNHLIGYLCIKSIDNNKAKCELGYFVDEDYQGKGITSKLVSETLDFCFNTLKMNKVFICTSKINKASQQIALKHHFKQEGILRDEFKNGDGILEDVVYFGLLKSEYNTLER